The Halomicronema hongdechloris C2206 genome includes a window with the following:
- the uvrC gene encoding excinuclease ABC subunit UvrC, which produces MTSTAQLSALIHDPERLEARLQEIPQEPGVYFMQDAQDQVLYIGKSKSLRSRVRSYFRDLSHHLPRTAMMVMQVVDIEFIVTDTEAEALALEANLVKQHQPHFNVLLKDDKKYPYLCITWSEAYPRLFITRKRRRGKGQDRYYGPYVDVGLLRRTLALVKRIFPLRQRPQPLFKDRPCLNYDIGRCPGVCQQLITSQEYHRTVQRVAMVFQGRTQELVSMLTQQMESAAAELKFEQAARLRDQIRGLERLCADQKVALPDDTVSRDAIALAADAHHACVQIFQVRAGRLVGRLGFVADIHSGGPGDILQRVLESHYQSVDAVEIPAVILCQHDLPDGEILGNYLSQRRGRKVTLEVPQRQSKASLVEMVERNAQYELARTQRFADRNAQALLDLAEMLDLPDLPRRIEGYDISHVQGADAVASQVVFTDGMAAKQHYRHYKIKNPEVRAGHSDDFASLAEVMGRRFRRYAADPQKPRLGNPDWPDLVMIDGGKGQLSAVVEVLRQMNLLSDLRVVSLAKKREEIFTPGVSTPLDTDPNQPGVQLLRRLRDEAHRFAVSFHRQQRSDRMRRSRLSDIPGLGRHRQKELLATFRSIDYIREASPAQLATVPGIGPQLAQQIYDYFHPTT; this is translated from the coding sequence GTGACCTCTACTGCCCAGTTATCTGCGCTCATTCACGATCCCGAACGCCTGGAAGCCCGTCTTCAGGAGATTCCTCAGGAGCCAGGGGTCTACTTCATGCAGGATGCCCAGGATCAGGTTCTCTATATCGGCAAGTCAAAGAGTTTGCGATCGCGGGTGCGCTCCTATTTCCGCGATCTGAGCCATCATCTGCCCCGCACGGCGATGATGGTGATGCAAGTAGTCGACATCGAGTTCATCGTCACCGATACCGAAGCCGAGGCCCTGGCCCTGGAAGCCAATCTGGTCAAGCAGCATCAGCCTCACTTCAATGTGCTGCTGAAGGATGACAAGAAATATCCCTACCTCTGTATCACCTGGTCGGAAGCCTATCCGCGTCTGTTCATTACCCGGAAGCGTCGCCGGGGCAAGGGTCAAGATCGCTACTATGGTCCCTACGTGGATGTGGGGCTCTTGCGCAGAACCCTAGCCCTGGTGAAGCGCATCTTTCCCTTGCGACAGCGGCCTCAGCCGTTGTTTAAGGACCGTCCCTGTCTCAACTACGACATTGGCCGCTGCCCCGGTGTCTGCCAGCAACTGATTACCTCGCAGGAGTACCATCGCACCGTACAGCGGGTAGCCATGGTATTTCAGGGGCGGACCCAAGAGCTGGTCTCTATGTTGACCCAGCAGATGGAGAGCGCCGCGGCGGAGCTTAAGTTTGAGCAGGCAGCCCGGTTGCGAGACCAAATTCGGGGGTTAGAGCGCCTCTGTGCCGACCAAAAGGTGGCCCTGCCCGACGACACGGTGTCTCGAGATGCGATCGCATTGGCCGCCGATGCTCACCATGCCTGTGTCCAAATCTTCCAGGTGCGGGCTGGCCGCCTAGTGGGACGGTTAGGCTTTGTGGCCGATATCCACTCAGGTGGCCCCGGTGATATCTTGCAACGGGTGCTGGAAAGTCACTATCAGAGTGTCGATGCCGTGGAAATTCCGGCAGTGATTCTGTGCCAGCATGACCTCCCCGATGGCGAGATTTTGGGCAATTATCTCAGCCAACGCCGGGGCCGTAAGGTCACCCTAGAGGTGCCCCAACGCCAGAGTAAGGCCAGCCTGGTGGAGATGGTAGAGCGCAATGCCCAGTACGAACTAGCCCGTACCCAGCGATTTGCCGATCGCAATGCTCAGGCCCTGCTGGATTTAGCCGAGATGCTGGACTTACCCGATCTGCCCCGTCGCATCGAAGGCTATGACATTTCCCATGTGCAGGGGGCTGATGCCGTGGCCTCCCAAGTGGTGTTCACCGATGGCATGGCGGCTAAGCAACATTACCGTCACTACAAGATCAAAAATCCCGAAGTCAGGGCTGGCCATTCCGATGACTTCGCCAGTCTAGCCGAAGTCATGGGCCGTCGCTTTCGTCGCTATGCCGCTGACCCCCAGAAACCTCGTCTTGGTAATCCTGACTGGCCCGATCTGGTGATGATCGACGGCGGCAAAGGGCAATTGTCTGCGGTGGTGGAGGTGCTACGGCAAATGAATCTACTGTCTGATCTGCGGGTTGTCAGTCTGGCCAAGAAGCGGGAGGAGATCTTTACCCCTGGGGTTTCTACTCCCCTAGACACGGATCCCAATCAGCCGGGAGTACAGCTGCTGCGTCGGCTGCGAGACGAAGCTCACCGCTTTGCTGTCAGTTTTCACCGCCAACAGAGAAGCGATCGCATGCGGCGATCTCGCCTCTCAGACATTCCTGGCTTAGGCCGCCATCGCCAAAAGGAACTCTTGGCTACCTTCCGCTCCATTGACTATATTCGTGAAGCCAGTCCAGCCCAACTCGCCAC
- a CDS encoding response regulator — protein MAGRILIIEDNDANRLFLTDYLEYCGYRVMGLYTGINLLTHLQAFQPQLILLNLKLPDIDGYTLLKQLQDTPWRDVPVIVLSGYAFATDQQRALALGARYYLVKPTHLQTLTQIVRRFLPPDDDSSEDPRP, from the coding sequence ATGGCCGGACGCATCTTAATCATAGAGGACAACGATGCCAACCGCCTGTTCCTCACCGACTATCTGGAATATTGCGGTTATCGCGTCATGGGACTATACACGGGCATTAATTTGCTCACCCACCTGCAGGCTTTTCAGCCCCAGCTTATTCTGCTAAACCTGAAACTCCCTGACATTGATGGGTATACCCTGCTCAAGCAATTGCAAGACACACCCTGGCGTGATGTGCCAGTGATCGTGCTGTCAGGCTATGCCTTTGCCACGGATCAACAGCGAGCCCTGGCGCTGGGAGCGCGGTATTACTTGGTCAAGCCGACTCATCTGCAAACCCTTACCCAAATCGTTCGTCGGTTTCTACCGCCAGATGACGATTCCTCTGAGGATCCTCGGCCTTGA
- a CDS encoding LL-diaminopimelate aminotransferase encodes MQLADRMAPLQTNVFADMDRAKANAMAAGQSIIDLSLGSSDLPTAPHVLDAIAAALYDSSTHGYALFHSTDPFRRAVATWYEQKFGLPVDPETEVLLLIGSQEGTAHLPLALLNPGDFALLTDPGYPSHAGGVHLASGQIYTMPLLADHGFLPQFQDISPQVLSQARMMVLSYPHNPTTAQASLEFWQEAVAFCDRNQLVLVHDFPYGDVTYSGQPAPSVLQADRQKRVSIEFFSMSKSYNMGGFRVGYAIGNAELITALRQVKANIDFNQYRGILQGAIAALTGPQDTVHQTVETFRQRRNTCIAALDRIGWAVPTPTATQYIWAQLPQPWTDNSIDFGVQLVEATGVAVAPGRGFGKAGEGYVRLALVHPVAVLEEAVHRIANFLQVHSPHRIRGKTPPVKGTVGR; translated from the coding sequence ATGCAACTCGCTGACCGAATGGCACCGTTGCAGACCAATGTCTTTGCCGACATGGACCGGGCCAAGGCCAATGCCATGGCAGCGGGACAGTCCATCATCGATCTGTCCTTAGGGTCTTCGGATTTGCCCACGGCCCCCCATGTGCTGGATGCCATTGCAGCAGCCCTCTACGATTCCAGCACCCATGGCTATGCTCTCTTCCACAGCACCGATCCCTTTCGGCGGGCCGTAGCCACCTGGTATGAGCAGAAATTTGGCCTGCCGGTGGACCCTGAGACTGAAGTCCTGTTGCTGATTGGCTCTCAGGAAGGAACAGCTCACCTACCCTTAGCCCTGCTGAATCCAGGTGACTTCGCCCTACTCACCGATCCAGGTTATCCCTCCCATGCCGGCGGGGTGCACTTGGCCAGCGGTCAGATCTATACCATGCCGCTGTTGGCCGACCATGGCTTTCTGCCCCAGTTTCAGGACATTTCCCCGCAGGTGCTGAGCCAGGCCCGGATGATGGTACTGAGCTATCCCCACAACCCCACTACGGCCCAGGCATCCCTGGAGTTCTGGCAGGAGGCGGTGGCCTTTTGCGATCGCAACCAACTAGTGCTAGTCCATGACTTTCCCTACGGCGACGTCACCTACAGCGGACAGCCTGCCCCCTCAGTGCTTCAGGCCGACCGTCAGAAGCGAGTATCCATCGAATTTTTCTCCATGTCCAAGTCCTACAACATGGGCGGCTTTCGAGTGGGCTACGCCATCGGTAATGCCGAGTTGATTACCGCCCTGCGCCAGGTGAAAGCCAATATAGACTTCAACCAATATCGCGGCATCCTCCAGGGCGCCATCGCCGCCCTAACCGGCCCCCAAGATACCGTGCACCAAACCGTGGAGACCTTTCGGCAGCGGCGAAATACTTGCATCGCCGCCCTAGATCGCATCGGCTGGGCCGTACCCACACCGACCGCCACCCAGTACATCTGGGCCCAGCTCCCCCAGCCCTGGACTGACAACTCCATTGACTTCGGCGTACAGCTGGTAGAGGCCACGGGGGTAGCTGTGGCCCCAGGGCGTGGCTTCGGCAAGGCAGGGGAAGGCTACGTACGTCTGGCTCTGGTGCATCCTGTTGCTGTACTAGAAGAGGCTGTCCATCGGATAGCCAACTTTCTGCAGGTCCATTCACCCCATCGGATTCGGGGAAAAACCCCTCCGGTCAAAGGAACAGTAGGGCGGTAA
- a CDS encoding PspA/IM30 family protein, whose protein sequence is MGLFDRVSRVIRSNLNAAVSSAEDPEKILEQAIIDMQEDLVQMRQAVASAIASQKRIQQQHERAQAEANTWHQRAQLALQKGNEELAREALSRKKAQAETASSLKAQLDQQSGQVEQLKHNLIALEGKISEAKTKKDMLRARASAAKANEQLQSTMGRLGTSSAMGAFERMEDKIMQMEARSQAAAELAGADLESQFAALEAGGDVDAELAAMKAQLSGGSVDQASLPEGETSQQQPTDENVDAELEELKSQLDQL, encoded by the coding sequence ATGGGGTTATTTGATCGCGTTAGCCGAGTCATTCGGTCCAATCTCAATGCTGCTGTCAGCTCAGCGGAAGATCCAGAGAAGATCCTGGAGCAAGCCATCATTGATATGCAGGAAGACCTGGTGCAGATGCGCCAGGCTGTAGCTAGTGCGATCGCAAGTCAGAAACGGATTCAGCAGCAGCACGAGCGGGCCCAGGCAGAAGCTAACACCTGGCATCAACGGGCTCAACTGGCTCTACAGAAGGGGAACGAAGAACTGGCTCGGGAAGCACTAAGTCGCAAGAAGGCTCAGGCTGAAACCGCCAGTTCCCTCAAGGCCCAACTCGACCAACAATCTGGACAAGTCGAGCAGCTGAAGCACAACCTGATTGCCTTAGAAGGGAAAATTTCAGAGGCTAAGACCAAAAAAGACATGCTCAGGGCTCGGGCCAGTGCCGCTAAGGCCAATGAGCAACTACAGAGCACCATGGGGCGCCTGGGCACTAGTAGTGCCATGGGCGCCTTTGAACGCATGGAAGACAAAATTATGCAGATGGAAGCCCGGTCTCAGGCTGCCGCTGAGCTAGCCGGTGCCGATCTCGAGAGTCAGTTTGCGGCCCTAGAGGCTGGCGGTGACGTGGATGCGGAGTTAGCCGCCATGAAAGCTCAGCTGAGTGGTGGGTCCGTCGATCAAGCCTCGTTACCGGAAGGGGAGACCTCCCAGCAGCAACCGACTGATGAGAATGTGGATGCGGAGCTAGAGGAACTCAAGTCTCAGTTGGATCAATTGTAG
- a CDS encoding SLC5/6 family protein, which translates to MLTTSLTWALLAGYGLFVYRVVRQTTPHKASAAAFFQGESEQGRAPGLWLLVASAAISWIFAKSIDNAANLAHAFGVWGGIGYAIYYLSFVTAAIALYFIRMWGGYRSIAEFLVSKYGRICARLFLLAIAIRLLNEVWSNTKVFSLYFGPEGSGGYWLAALLVTLFTVYYSLWGGLRSSLLTDGAQMVLGAGLLVLILVVLGPGLASQGLPAVETDTRLAGLTFCGLAFVQIFSYPFHDPVMTDRAFITSPRTMVKGFILAGVLSGGFIFLFSFVGLYARLNGLEGSPALTVPALFGLPMLLVFNAIMLTSAGSTLDSTFSSVAKLGARDWFNRGGMPTEAQAFVGRWWIIAIALLGNLPLLSIYMGDRIGPAVIMATTISGTMVMGLAPIFLLSFLPSAGPLSFHFAFWPGLIVGVLRVVENAASLTLFPAWLSLGGGKYALDLGVNVYGLLVCTLGYLLGGRPEQRA; encoded by the coding sequence ATGCTGACAACGAGTTTAACCTGGGCGCTTCTGGCCGGTTATGGCCTATTTGTTTATCGGGTTGTCCGCCAGACGACCCCCCATAAGGCATCTGCGGCAGCCTTCTTCCAGGGAGAATCTGAGCAAGGCCGGGCACCAGGATTGTGGCTATTGGTAGCCAGTGCTGCCATCTCCTGGATTTTTGCTAAGTCCATCGACAACGCGGCCAATCTGGCCCATGCCTTCGGTGTATGGGGAGGTATCGGCTACGCCATCTACTATCTCAGCTTTGTCACGGCCGCCATCGCTCTCTATTTCATTCGCATGTGGGGGGGATACCGCTCCATTGCCGAATTCCTAGTCAGCAAATACGGTCGAATCTGTGCTCGCCTCTTTTTGCTGGCCATTGCCATTCGCTTGCTCAACGAAGTGTGGTCCAATACCAAGGTATTTTCCCTCTATTTTGGTCCCGAGGGCAGCGGTGGCTACTGGCTGGCAGCGCTCTTGGTGACTCTGTTTACGGTGTATTACAGCCTGTGGGGGGGCTTGCGCAGCAGCCTCTTGACTGATGGGGCCCAGATGGTGCTAGGGGCTGGGTTGCTGGTGCTAATCCTGGTGGTGCTGGGGCCGGGGCTCGCGAGTCAGGGCTTGCCAGCGGTGGAAACCGATACCCGCTTAGCGGGGCTTACCTTTTGTGGGCTCGCCTTTGTCCAGATCTTTAGCTATCCCTTCCATGATCCGGTGATGACGGATCGGGCCTTTATTACCTCTCCCCGCACCATGGTCAAGGGATTTATCCTGGCCGGTGTGCTCAGTGGTGGATTTATCTTTCTATTTAGCTTTGTGGGTCTCTATGCCCGTCTCAATGGCCTAGAGGGTTCCCCTGCCTTGACTGTACCGGCCCTGTTTGGCTTACCTATGCTGCTGGTGTTCAATGCCATCATGCTCACGAGTGCCGGCTCCACTCTAGATTCGACCTTTTCCAGTGTGGCCAAATTGGGGGCACGGGACTGGTTTAATCGAGGCGGGATGCCCACCGAGGCTCAGGCGTTTGTGGGGCGTTGGTGGATTATTGCGATCGCATTGCTGGGCAACTTGCCCCTGCTGAGTATTTATATGGGCGATCGCATCGGCCCGGCTGTGATTATGGCCACCACCATCAGCGGCACCATGGTCATGGGGCTGGCCCCCATTTTTCTGCTGTCGTTTCTGCCCTCGGCCGGCCCCCTCAGCTTTCATTTCGCCTTCTGGCCCGGGTTAATCGTTGGAGTGCTGCGAGTGGTCGAAAACGCCGCCAGCCTCACCCTCTTTCCAGCTTGGCTCAGCCTGGGAGGTGGCAAATACGCCCTAGATTTGGGGGTGAATGTATATGGATTGCTGGTGTGCACGCTGGGATATCTCCTGGGGGGCCGCCCTGAGCAGAGGGCGTGA
- a CDS encoding HU family DNA-binding protein translates to MNKGELVDQVAQKASVTKKEADAVITAMIDSVMEAVANGDKVTLVGFGSFERRERKEREGRNPKTGDTMVIPATRVPAFSAGKQFKEMVAK, encoded by the coding sequence ATGAATAAAGGCGAACTCGTCGATCAGGTGGCCCAAAAAGCCTCCGTAACTAAGAAAGAAGCGGATGCTGTCATTACTGCCATGATTGATTCAGTCATGGAAGCCGTGGCCAATGGCGACAAAGTGACCCTAGTCGGATTTGGGTCTTTTGAGCGCCGTGAACGCAAAGAACGAGAGGGGCGTAATCCCAAAACCGGAGATACTATGGTTATCCCGGCGACTCGGGTACCTGCCTTTTCTGCCGGTAAGCAGTTTAAAGAGATGGTGGCCAAGTAG
- the cobD gene encoding threonine-phosphate decarboxylase CobD, with the protein MSTSIVHRPFHGGNLTWAAQLAGCPPSSLLDFSASVSPLGPPATVLAAIQAQLSSLATYPDPAYSQLRQGLARHHGISPNWILPGNGAAELLTWACRELATQTACLLPTPAFGDYRRGLQGFAATIVSCPLLTNQGTEISLEQAIASAPQRQGISPDSGLLLNNPHNPTGRLFHRDQILPLLDTCALVVVDEAFMDFLPPGQQQSVIDLVGPYDNLVVVRSQTKFYSLPGLRLGYAIAQPERLQRWQHWRDPWPVNILAATAALAAIQDQPFQQQSWAWLGQARPQLVDGLTQLPGLMPWPGAANYLLVRSDVPVPPLQEALLRRHRILIRDCLSFPELGEHYFRVAIRTPDDNQRLLTALADVLIG; encoded by the coding sequence TTGTCAACCTCTATAGTTCATCGACCATTTCATGGGGGGAATCTGACCTGGGCTGCTCAGTTGGCCGGTTGTCCCCCCAGTTCTCTATTAGATTTTTCCGCCAGTGTCAGTCCTTTGGGGCCGCCTGCCACTGTGCTGGCAGCGATTCAGGCCCAACTGTCTTCTCTGGCAACCTATCCAGATCCCGCCTACAGTCAATTACGCCAGGGCTTGGCCCGTCACCATGGCATTTCTCCGAACTGGATCTTGCCAGGCAATGGGGCCGCTGAACTATTGACGTGGGCCTGCCGTGAGTTGGCGACTCAGACGGCATGCCTACTACCTACACCTGCTTTTGGTGATTATCGTCGCGGATTGCAAGGATTTGCCGCCACCATCGTGTCCTGCCCCCTACTCACGAATCAGGGGACGGAGATCTCCCTAGAACAGGCCATCGCTTCGGCCCCACAACGCCAGGGGATATCCCCAGACTCGGGACTATTGTTGAATAATCCCCACAATCCTACCGGGCGCCTATTCCACCGAGATCAGATCCTGCCCCTGTTGGATACCTGTGCCCTAGTGGTGGTAGACGAGGCGTTCATGGATTTTCTGCCACCCGGGCAACAACAGAGTGTGATCGATCTGGTCGGCCCCTATGACAATTTGGTGGTGGTGCGATCGCAAACCAAGTTTTACAGCCTGCCGGGGCTACGCCTAGGCTACGCCATTGCCCAACCAGAGCGGCTGCAGCGCTGGCAACACTGGCGTGATCCGTGGCCTGTGAACATATTGGCTGCCACCGCCGCCCTAGCTGCCATTCAAGATCAACCCTTTCAACAACAGAGCTGGGCCTGGTTAGGGCAAGCTCGGCCTCAACTCGTCGATGGCCTCACTCAGCTGCCAGGACTGATGCCATGGCCAGGTGCGGCCAACTATCTACTGGTGCGTTCTGATGTGCCAGTTCCTCCCCTGCAGGAAGCCCTACTGCGCCGACATCGCATCCTGATCCGAGATTGTCTCAGCTTTCCTGAATTGGGAGAACACTACTTCCGAGTCGCCATCCGCACCCCAGACGATAATCAACGGCTATTGACCGCCCTAGCTGACGTACTAATTGGCTGA
- the topA gene encoding type I DNA topoisomerase, translated as MSTLVIVESPTKARTIRNYLPSDYRVEASMGHVRDLPKSASEIPPAVKGEKWAQLGVNPDADFEPLYVVPSDKKKVVKELKAALKEANELVLATDEDREGESISWHLLQVLKPKVPIKRMVFHEITEEAIQVALTNCRNINDQLVRAQETRRILDRLVGYTLSPLLWKKIAWGLSAGRVQSVAVKLLVKREQARRAFRKGSYWDLKATLLASESPFEAKLVALDGTRLATGSDFDENTGQVAAGRQVVLLHEAEANALRERLQAGGWTVSNLEERPATRKPSAPFTTSTLQQESNRKLRLSARDTMRIAQSLYEQGYITYMRTDSVHLSEQAIAAARSCVEQKYGHNYLSPKPRQYATKSKGAQEAHEAIRPAGSTFRTPQETGLSGRELALYDLIWKRTVATQMANARQTHVTATIDVDNATFRATGKRIDFPGFFRAYVEGSDDPDAALDDQEVILPPMAVADPVSCTELEAIGHETQPPARYTEATLVKTLESEGIGRPSTYATVIGTIIDRGYAQLANNSLIPTFTAFAVTSLLENHFPDLVDEGFTARMEQTLDEISTGSADWLPYLREFYSGNDGLEQQVQQRENQIDPQQARTVDLNGLEATVRIGRYGPYIEAENNGDSVRASIPNDMTPADLDADQVEMLLKQKTEGPDKVGLHPDTGEPIFVLVGAYGPYVQLGEATDDRPKPKRASLPKGMTPDDVTLEIAVGLLSLPRTLGYHPETNAPVKAGLGRFGPYVVHDQGKEGKDYRSLKKNDDVLTVDLARALELLAEPKGRRGRRKSATPLRELGQHPDDGELVAVYDGPYGHYVKHGKVNASLPEDTSVENVTLEQALGLLAAKAATTKTKRRSTKGSTSKSGTSKGGTAKKGTSAKGGRTKGRSSKTAASRKSNPSAKSSTARKDKES; from the coding sequence ATGTCAACTCTTGTCATCGTTGAGTCGCCGACTAAAGCCAGAACTATCCGCAACTACTTGCCCTCGGACTACCGAGTCGAGGCCTCTATGGGACACGTGCGAGATCTGCCCAAGTCAGCCAGTGAAATCCCGCCTGCTGTTAAGGGGGAAAAGTGGGCTCAGCTAGGGGTCAATCCCGACGCTGATTTTGAACCCCTCTACGTAGTGCCCAGTGACAAGAAAAAGGTGGTTAAGGAGCTGAAGGCAGCGCTGAAAGAGGCGAATGAATTAGTCTTGGCAACCGATGAAGACCGAGAAGGGGAGAGCATTAGCTGGCACCTACTGCAGGTCTTAAAACCCAAGGTACCCATCAAGCGCATGGTGTTCCATGAGATCACCGAGGAGGCGATTCAGGTAGCCTTGACCAACTGCCGCAACATCAACGATCAGCTGGTCCGGGCCCAAGAAACGCGCCGCATTCTCGATCGGTTGGTGGGCTATACCCTATCGCCATTGCTCTGGAAAAAGATCGCCTGGGGATTATCGGCTGGACGGGTCCAGTCAGTTGCCGTAAAGCTCCTGGTAAAACGGGAGCAAGCCCGTCGGGCCTTCCGCAAGGGTAGCTATTGGGATTTAAAAGCAACCCTATTGGCCTCCGAGTCCCCCTTCGAGGCCAAGTTGGTGGCCCTAGACGGTACTCGCCTAGCGACTGGCAGTGATTTTGACGAAAATACCGGACAAGTTGCTGCCGGCCGCCAGGTCGTCTTGCTGCATGAAGCTGAGGCCAATGCCCTGAGAGAGCGCCTACAAGCTGGGGGTTGGACCGTTAGCAATCTAGAAGAACGTCCGGCTACCCGGAAACCATCAGCTCCCTTTACCACCTCAACCCTACAGCAGGAATCCAACCGCAAACTGCGGCTCTCGGCCCGAGACACCATGCGCATTGCCCAAAGTCTCTACGAGCAGGGCTATATCACCTACATGCGAACGGACTCGGTGCATTTGTCCGAGCAGGCGATTGCAGCAGCTCGCAGCTGTGTGGAGCAGAAATACGGTCACAATTACCTCAGTCCCAAGCCCCGTCAGTATGCCACTAAGAGTAAGGGCGCCCAGGAGGCTCACGAAGCGATTCGCCCTGCCGGTAGTACCTTTCGTACTCCCCAGGAAACCGGTCTGTCTGGCCGAGAGTTAGCCCTCTATGATTTGATCTGGAAGCGGACAGTGGCGACCCAGATGGCCAATGCCCGCCAAACCCATGTGACCGCTACCATTGATGTCGACAACGCCACCTTTCGGGCGACAGGCAAGCGCATTGATTTTCCGGGCTTCTTTCGCGCCTATGTAGAAGGGTCCGATGATCCCGATGCGGCTTTAGACGATCAAGAAGTAATTTTGCCACCGATGGCAGTCGCTGATCCCGTCAGTTGCACCGAGTTGGAGGCCATTGGCCACGAAACTCAACCGCCGGCCCGCTATACCGAAGCCACGTTGGTAAAAACCCTAGAGAGTGAGGGGATTGGTCGGCCTAGCACCTATGCCACGGTGATTGGCACCATCATCGATCGGGGCTACGCTCAATTAGCTAACAACAGTTTGATCCCCACCTTTACAGCCTTTGCCGTCACCTCTCTGTTGGAAAATCACTTTCCTGATTTAGTAGATGAAGGCTTCACGGCTCGCATGGAGCAAACTTTAGACGAAATCTCTACCGGAAGTGCCGACTGGCTGCCCTATCTGCGTGAGTTTTATAGCGGCAATGATGGCTTAGAGCAACAGGTGCAGCAACGGGAAAACCAGATTGACCCACAGCAGGCCCGTACAGTTGATCTGAATGGTCTTGAGGCAACGGTGCGCATTGGCCGCTATGGCCCTTACATCGAGGCCGAGAATAATGGTGACTCGGTCCGGGCGTCTATTCCCAATGATATGACGCCAGCTGATTTGGATGCAGACCAAGTCGAGATGCTGCTGAAGCAAAAGACTGAGGGGCCCGACAAGGTGGGACTGCATCCAGACACGGGGGAACCTATTTTCGTGTTGGTAGGCGCCTACGGCCCCTATGTGCAGTTAGGAGAAGCTACCGACGATCGGCCCAAGCCGAAGCGAGCCTCTTTGCCTAAGGGCATGACTCCAGATGATGTCACCCTGGAGATAGCTGTGGGGCTGCTTTCCCTGCCTCGAACGCTGGGATATCACCCTGAAACCAATGCCCCGGTGAAAGCTGGACTGGGTCGATTTGGCCCCTATGTGGTCCATGATCAAGGCAAAGAGGGTAAGGATTATCGGTCGCTGAAAAAGAATGACGATGTCCTCACCGTAGATTTGGCTCGCGCCCTAGAGTTATTAGCTGAACCGAAGGGCCGGCGAGGACGGCGCAAATCAGCCACACCGCTGCGGGAGCTGGGTCAGCATCCGGACGATGGCGAGTTGGTTGCGGTGTATGACGGTCCCTATGGCCACTACGTTAAACATGGCAAGGTGAATGCTTCCCTGCCGGAGGACACCTCGGTGGAGAACGTTACTCTGGAGCAGGCCCTAGGGCTGTTGGCGGCCAAGGCGGCGACGACGAAGACTAAGCGTCGCTCCACCAAAGGCAGTACGTCGAAGAGCGGTACCTCGAAGGGGGGCACTGCCAAGAAGGGGACCAGTGCTAAGGGAGGACGGACCAAAGGTCGTAGCTCAAAGACGGCGGCGTCACGGAAAAGCAATCCTTCGGCCAAGAGTTCCACCGCCCGTAAAGACAAGGAATCCTAG